A region from the Candidatus Binatus sp. genome encodes:
- a CDS encoding helix-turn-helix domain-containing protein → ARESAFKQFHRNDLKQWYRLLLRSSSFLNLGLHERIAVALLELCSDFGIEESRGTLLRVSFSHKDIANLVGASRPRVTEHLARLEREKFVIRQGRQMVVQVTKLFDSMKNAQATAHLAGAGLN, encoded by the coding sequence TGCTCGCGAGTCCGCCTTCAAGCAATTTCATCGCAACGATTTGAAGCAGTGGTATCGCCTCCTGCTGCGCAGCTCGAGTTTCCTGAACCTTGGTCTGCACGAACGAATAGCCGTTGCGCTGCTGGAACTATGCTCAGACTTTGGAATCGAGGAATCGCGCGGCACGCTGCTGCGCGTATCTTTCAGCCATAAGGACATCGCCAACCTGGTCGGCGCCTCGCGGCCAAGAGTGACCGAGCATCTGGCGCGATTGGAACGCGAAAAGTTCGTCATTCGCCAGGGACGACAGATGGTCGTGCAAGTCACCAAGCTTTTCGATTCCATGAAGAATGCGCAAGCTACTGCGCATCTAGCCGGTGCGGGTCTGAATTGA